The Deltaproteobacteria bacterium genome window below encodes:
- the nhaA gene encoding Na+/H+ antiporter NhaA produces MHRAVGRVLAPVERFAQIESASGILLVVATAVALLWANSPWSDALERLWATEVSVGIGAHTVARSLAWVVNDILMAVFFFVVGMEIRSEMASGALDSLRKATLPLAAAIGGMVVPALIFVAMTHDAPTLGRGWGVPMATDIAFALGVLALLGPRVPASLRVTLLAVAVIDDLGAIVVIAAFYSDGVELTGLGIAGLGIVAILVLQLAGVRLRGVYVVPALAVWVGAYVGGLHPTIAGVVVGLLTPVTAWFGRRELVEAVGRNVAAPEPDEPVTPASLRELRQAQREATSPAADLIDALHPWVAFVIMPLFALANAGVDLRAVTFDDTTMLTVGAIAGGLVIGKPLGVCLGVALVVRAGVATLPPQVPARAVLVLGLVAGIGFTMSLFIATLAFGDAASLDAARLGVLVASGVAAVAAWIAGRILLHAPA; encoded by the coding sequence ATGCACCGCGCGGTCGGCCGCGTGCTCGCGCCCGTCGAGCGCTTCGCCCAGATCGAGAGCGCGAGCGGGATCCTGCTGGTGGTCGCGACCGCGGTGGCGCTGTTGTGGGCGAACTCCCCGTGGTCCGACGCACTCGAGCGGCTGTGGGCCACCGAGGTGAGCGTGGGCATCGGCGCCCACACCGTGGCGCGCTCGCTGGCGTGGGTCGTGAACGACATCTTGATGGCGGTGTTCTTCTTCGTCGTCGGCATGGAGATTCGCTCCGAGATGGCCAGCGGCGCGCTCGACAGCCTCCGCAAGGCGACCTTGCCGCTGGCCGCCGCCATCGGCGGAATGGTGGTGCCTGCGCTGATCTTCGTGGCGATGACCCACGACGCGCCCACGCTGGGCCGCGGCTGGGGCGTGCCGATGGCGACGGACATCGCGTTCGCGCTCGGCGTGCTGGCGCTGCTGGGGCCGCGGGTGCCCGCGAGCCTGCGCGTGACGCTGTTGGCGGTGGCGGTCATCGACGACCTCGGCGCGATCGTCGTGATCGCCGCGTTCTACAGCGACGGCGTCGAGCTCACCGGGCTCGGCATCGCGGGGCTCGGCATCGTTGCCATCCTCGTACTGCAGCTCGCGGGCGTTCGCCTGCGCGGCGTCTATGTGGTGCCCGCGCTCGCGGTCTGGGTCGGCGCGTACGTCGGTGGCTTGCACCCGACGATCGCCGGCGTGGTGGTCGGTCTGCTCACGCCGGTGACGGCGTGGTTCGGACGCCGCGAGCTCGTCGAAGCCGTCGGCCGCAACGTTGCGGCGCCCGAACCCGACGAGCCGGTGACGCCAGCGTCGCTGCGAGAGCTGCGGCAGGCACAGCGCGAGGCGACCTCGCCCGCGGCCGACCTGATCGACGCGCTCCATCCCTGGGTCGCGTTCGTGATCATGCCGCTGTTCGCACTGGCCAACGCCGGTGTCGACCTCCGCGCGGTCACCTTCGACGACACCACGATGCTGACGGTGGGCGCGATCGCGGGTGGTCTCGTGATCGGCAAGCCGCTCGGCGTGTGCCTGGGCGTCGCGCTGGTGGTACGCGCAGGCGTCGCCACGCTGCCGCCGCAGGTGCCCGCACGGGCGGTGCTGGTGCTCGGCTTGGTGGCCGGCATCGGCTTCACGATGTCGCTCTTCATCGCGACGCTGGCGTTCGGGGATGCGGCCTCGCTCGACGCCGCTCGCCTCGGCGTGCTGGTCGCGAGCGGCGTTGCAGCCGTCGCCGCGTGGATCGCCGGCCGCATCCTCCTGCACGCGCCGGCGTAG
- a CDS encoding HPF/RaiA family ribosome-associated protein — translation MHINLRIRDLAVSDEITQHVDRRARFALSRFASRVTALHVTLTDANGPRGGVDKVCRATAALDGLPSITVASRDESVRDAVDRAFERLSRSIQRAFERRLERRSAGWSSVGTVDS, via the coding sequence ATGCACATCAATCTCCGCATCCGCGACCTCGCCGTGAGTGACGAAATCACCCAACACGTCGATCGACGCGCTCGATTCGCGCTTTCTCGGTTTGCATCCCGCGTCACCGCTCTGCACGTGACGCTGACCGACGCGAACGGCCCCCGGGGCGGGGTCGACAAGGTGTGTCGTGCGACCGCCGCGCTCGACGGCCTGCCGTCGATCACCGTCGCGTCGCGCGACGAGAGCGTGCGCGACGCGGTGGACCGCGCCTTCGAGCGCCTGTCGCGGAGCATCCAGCGCGCGTTCGAACGTCGACTCGAGCGCCGCAGCGCGGGCTGGTCGAGCGTGGGGACGGTCGACTCATGA
- a CDS encoding LysR family transcriptional regulator has translation MNETLPRPGRTRRAHVVRGHAPTAMDVDLEDLRAFIDIAQRGSIQSAARGRGRSRATYVRLLQRLERAFAVEALLERAPGQRQGLLTPQGAELLRRAQQQVRQWDEWRVHTRDALAGRSAALRIGTLPGSFDLIAESLSDLRERHPALELRIGEYDDDALPGAIRAGEVDLGFATLEQGRAPAGLSATVLGELSWAVIAPRAMAARLPAQVSLRDLDGVPLVVLRQGPARERIERSFVEHGGARLRFDPAFEVGATPRVVELVARGFGPAIVSRFRLAFLPRGVVSRPLVDGPPPLRAGVLHRRGAALGAEAEQLLVLARTRFAQLS, from the coding sequence GTGAACGAGACATTGCCCAGGCCCGGCCGGACGCGCCGCGCGCACGTCGTCCGCGGCCACGCGCCGACGGCGATGGATGTCGACCTCGAGGACCTGCGGGCCTTCATCGACATCGCGCAGCGTGGATCGATCCAGTCGGCGGCGCGCGGCCGCGGGCGATCGCGGGCGACCTACGTGCGGTTGTTGCAGCGGCTCGAGCGCGCCTTCGCCGTCGAGGCCCTGCTCGAGCGCGCGCCCGGGCAGCGCCAGGGGCTGCTCACGCCGCAGGGCGCCGAGCTGCTGCGACGCGCACAGCAGCAGGTGCGTCAGTGGGACGAGTGGCGTGTGCACACCCGCGATGCGCTCGCCGGTCGCAGTGCCGCGCTGCGCATCGGCACGCTACCAGGCTCCTTCGATCTGATCGCGGAGTCGCTGTCGGATCTGCGCGAGCGTCATCCGGCGCTCGAGCTCCGCATCGGCGAGTACGACGACGATGCGCTGCCGGGGGCGATCCGGGCCGGTGAGGTCGACCTCGGCTTCGCGACGCTCGAGCAGGGCCGCGCGCCCGCGGGCCTGTCGGCGACGGTGCTCGGCGAGCTGTCGTGGGCCGTGATCGCGCCGCGGGCGATGGCGGCGCGATTGCCCGCGCAGGTGAGTCTGCGCGATCTCGACGGCGTGCCGCTGGTGGTGCTGCGCCAAGGCCCCGCGCGCGAGCGCATCGAGCGGAGCTTCGTCGAGCACGGCGGCGCGCGGCTGCGCTTCGATCCCGCGTTCGAGGTCGGTGCCACACCGCGCGTGGTCGAGCTGGTCGCACGGGGCTTCGGGCCCGCGATCGTGTCGCGCTTCCGCTTGGCGTTCCTGCCGCGCGGCGTCGTGAGTCGACCGCTCGTCGACGGCCCGCCGCCCCTGCGCGCCGGCGTGCTGCACCGCCGCGGCGCAGCGCTCGGTGCCGAGGCCGAGCAGCTGCTGGTGCTCGCGCGCACCCGCTTCGCGCAGCTGTCGTAG
- a CDS encoding 3,4-dehydroadipyl-CoA semialdehyde dehydrogenase, protein MKQLSSYLAGAWRTGDGKPTQLVNPATDAVLASVHAVGGLGEALAWARSEGGAHLRAQSFRDRAQTLGALAKLLHGAREELIGIAVANGGNTRGDAKFDIDGAIAVLATYATIGAELPVAPQLAEGEPEPLHKGSKLRAQHVLTPRLGAAIHINAFNFPAWGMVGKFAVAHLAGMPVLSKPATSTAMLAARIAELMLESKLLPAGAFQLLLGPAGDLLDHVGPQDVIAFTGSADTGAKIRGHARVIATNAHVNLEADSLNAAIIGPDVEPGSELFDLVVRDCVTELTQKAGQKCTATRRILVPQAQLEALRDALLDRLSAIAAKTGDPADDAVRMGPLSSRAQLADARSGIAKLASAARIVHGNPERTGFVGVADGVGSFLEPILLEATAAAARDASAPFHAHEVFGPVATLLPYDGSVAQAAEIVAAGQGSLVGTLYSDDRQLTAAAIAAIAPWLGRMVLATEKIAGASLAPGCVFPVANHGGPGRAGAGGELGGKAGLAPYLQRTTLQGGAAELARLLGHE, encoded by the coding sequence ATGAAGCAGCTTTCCAGCTATCTCGCGGGTGCGTGGCGAACCGGCGACGGCAAGCCGACGCAACTGGTGAATCCGGCCACCGACGCGGTGCTCGCGAGCGTGCACGCCGTCGGCGGCCTCGGCGAGGCGCTGGCGTGGGCCCGCAGCGAAGGCGGTGCCCACCTGCGCGCGCAGAGCTTCCGCGATCGCGCGCAGACCCTGGGCGCGCTGGCCAAGCTGCTGCACGGCGCACGCGAGGAGCTGATCGGCATCGCGGTGGCCAACGGCGGCAACACCCGCGGCGACGCCAAGTTCGACATCGACGGTGCGATCGCGGTGCTGGCCACCTACGCCACCATCGGCGCCGAGCTGCCGGTCGCGCCGCAGCTGGCCGAGGGCGAGCCCGAGCCGCTGCACAAGGGCAGCAAGCTGCGGGCGCAGCACGTGCTCACGCCGCGGCTGGGCGCGGCGATCCACATCAACGCATTCAACTTCCCCGCGTGGGGCATGGTTGGCAAGTTCGCGGTCGCCCACCTCGCGGGCATGCCGGTGCTGAGCAAGCCCGCGACCAGCACCGCGATGCTCGCGGCACGCATTGCCGAGCTCATGCTCGAGTCCAAGCTGCTGCCGGCCGGCGCGTTCCAGCTGCTGCTCGGCCCCGCCGGCGATCTGCTCGATCACGTGGGCCCGCAGGACGTCATCGCGTTCACTGGCTCGGCCGACACCGGCGCGAAGATCCGCGGCCACGCCCGCGTGATCGCGACCAATGCCCACGTCAACCTCGAAGCCGACAGCTTGAACGCCGCGATCATCGGCCCCGACGTCGAGCCTGGCAGCGAGCTTTTCGATCTGGTGGTGCGCGACTGCGTCACCGAGCTGACCCAGAAGGCCGGCCAGAAGTGCACCGCAACGCGGCGCATCCTGGTGCCGCAGGCCCAGCTCGAGGCGCTGCGCGACGCGCTGCTCGATCGACTGTCGGCGATCGCGGCCAAGACCGGCGACCCGGCCGACGACGCGGTCCGCATGGGTCCGCTGTCGAGCCGTGCACAGCTGGCCGACGCCCGCAGCGGGATCGCGAAGCTGGCGAGTGCTGCCCGCATCGTGCACGGCAACCCCGAGCGCACGGGCTTCGTCGGCGTCGCCGATGGGGTCGGTAGCTTCCTCGAGCCCATCTTGCTCGAGGCCACCGCCGCCGCGGCCCGCGATGCGTCGGCGCCGTTCCACGCCCACGAGGTGTTCGGCCCGGTCGCGACGCTACTGCCCTACGACGGCAGCGTGGCGCAGGCGGCCGAGATCGTCGCCGCTGGGCAGGGCTCCCTGGTCGGCACGCTCTACAGCGACGATCGTCAGCTCACCGCGGCGGCGATCGCTGCGATCGCGCCGTGGCTGGGTCGCATGGTGCTCGCGACCGAGAAGATCGCCGGCGCCTCGCTGGCGCCCGGCTGCGTGTTCCCGGTGGCCAACCATGGCGGTCCCGGTCGTGCGGGCGCCGGTGGCGAGCTGGGCGGCAAGGCTGGCCTGGCGCCGTACCTGCAGCGCACCACGCTGCAAGGGGGCGCTGCCGAGCTCGCGCGGCTGCTCGGCCACGAGTGA
- a CDS encoding OPT/YSL family transporter, which translates to MTAERELTARAVVVALAVAVLIGVSYPYVVLKLGFGPNIAVVSAFFGWMMLSVVAKGVSIKRESNLAQAAGLIAGQTAFLCTILAAFDMLTADPDVAIDLQLGKLEIFAWLTTAGVLGVLMAVPLRQHFVVDEKLPFPDGLAAGETLLVLDARGEGARQAARAMIGGLVSSAALSFATLRHFIAEVVPMKLGAFAAVTGFGVSLSLLNLGSGIIIGLRICANMVVGSLLSWVIAPPLLAAAGIIAADAHKTDILLWVMWPATGMMVAGGLTSLFLKWRILARTFRQLSGASVDAGDFPMRWVVIGSSVAAVALLLVQRYGLGLPLWQTLLALLFTIPLMLVGLRVFGETNWGPISALSNLMQGVFGFIAPGNVQANMVASGVTGSIVAESEGLMQSYKTAEMVGSTPRYVTIIQLMAVPVGAISLAFAYPVLRDIYGIGGEHGLQSPISQKWVGFAKLLSQGLHVLHPSALLALGIAVVLGVVFTVLEQNRRWHRFVPSPTGIGIGMLVPASAVVTMFVGAVIAAAVSRRRGGQQPPWMLPLASGFIAGEALVAVIIPMLIVLGVMSAM; encoded by the coding sequence GCGTTCTTCGGCTGGATGATGCTGAGCGTCGTCGCCAAGGGCGTGAGCATCAAGCGCGAGAGCAACCTGGCCCAGGCCGCGGGTCTGATCGCCGGGCAGACCGCGTTCCTGTGCACGATCCTGGCCGCGTTCGACATGCTCACGGCCGATCCGGACGTCGCGATCGACCTGCAGCTGGGCAAGCTCGAGATCTTCGCGTGGCTCACCACCGCGGGCGTGCTCGGCGTGTTGATGGCGGTGCCGCTGCGGCAGCACTTCGTGGTCGACGAAAAGCTGCCGTTCCCCGACGGCCTCGCCGCCGGCGAGACATTGTTGGTGCTGGACGCCCGGGGCGAGGGCGCCCGGCAGGCCGCGCGCGCGATGATCGGCGGCCTGGTCAGCTCGGCGGCGCTGTCGTTCGCGACGCTGCGCCACTTCATCGCCGAGGTCGTGCCGATGAAGCTGGGCGCGTTCGCGGCGGTGACCGGCTTCGGCGTGTCGCTGAGCCTGCTCAACCTCGGCTCGGGGATCATCATCGGGCTGCGGATCTGCGCCAACATGGTGGTCGGGTCGCTGCTGTCGTGGGTCATCGCGCCGCCGCTGCTCGCCGCCGCTGGCATCATCGCCGCCGACGCGCACAAGACCGACATCCTGCTGTGGGTGATGTGGCCTGCGACCGGCATGATGGTCGCGGGCGGGCTGACCTCGCTGTTCCTCAAGTGGCGCATCCTCGCGCGGACCTTCCGGCAGCTGTCGGGCGCCAGCGTCGACGCCGGCGACTTCCCGATGCGGTGGGTCGTGATCGGCAGCAGCGTGGCCGCGGTGGCGCTGCTGCTGGTGCAGCGCTACGGCCTGGGCCTGCCGCTGTGGCAGACGCTGCTGGCGCTGCTGTTCACGATCCCGCTCATGCTCGTGGGCCTGCGGGTGTTCGGCGAGACCAACTGGGGGCCCATCAGCGCGCTGTCGAACCTCATGCAGGGTGTGTTCGGCTTCATCGCGCCGGGCAACGTGCAGGCCAACATGGTCGCCAGCGGCGTCACCGGCTCGATCGTCGCGGAGTCCGAGGGGCTCATGCAGAGCTACAAGACCGCCGAGATGGTCGGCTCGACGCCGCGCTACGTGACGATCATCCAGCTGATGGCGGTGCCGGTCGGTGCCATCTCGCTGGCGTTCGCGTACCCGGTGCTGCGCGACATCTACGGCATCGGCGGTGAGCACGGGCTGCAGAGCCCGATCTCGCAGAAGTGGGTCGGCTTCGCGAAGCTGCTCTCGCAGGGGCTGCACGTGCTGCACCCCAGCGCACTGCTGGCCCTGGGCATCGCGGTCGTGCTCGGCGTGGTGTTCACCGTGCTCGAGCAGAACCGCCGCTGGCATCGCTTCGTGCCGTCGCCGACCGGCATCGGCATCGGCATGCTGGTGCCCGCCAGCGCGGTGGTGACGATGTTCGTGGGGGCCGTGATCGCCGCCGCGGTGAGCCGCCGCCGCGGCGGTCAGCAGCCGCCGTGGATGCTGCCGCTGGCGTCCGGCTTCATCGCCGGCGAGGCGCTGGTGGCCGTCATCATCCCGATGCTCATCGTGCTCGGCGTGATGTCGGCGATGTGA